From one Lotus japonicus ecotype B-129 chromosome 3, LjGifu_v1.2 genomic stretch:
- the LOC130746898 gene encoding transcription factor CAULIFLOWER-like isoform X1, with protein MASESSIDNQADLVITPNSTQDFDQSRAERTLIFPDTSYNPPEDSSSQDAIATVEKNMKKYVDNLMRFLEGISSKLSQLELHYYNLDQSIGEMKSELNFNLGEQYSKLKSLEKHLQEIHSSEQVLRVKPQLAQKESSSLRHSLSNEDRSPSTKYAKKTDNASDAPNRWISFTPPHQIAPQPQPTTAPPQAPTPYVTQATQQPAFYPLPGMQSLKKTAPDMRRGAGGPVSHPNSKYTPYKFLAY; from the exons ATGGCTTCTGAATCGTCCATTGACAATCAAGCCGATCTGGTCATCACGCCCAATTCAACtcag GATTTTGACCAATCAAGGGCGGAAAGGACATTGATTTTCCCTGATACTTCCTATAATCCACCTGAAGATTCTTCGAGCCAAGATGCGATTGCAACTGTGGAGAAGAATATGAAAAAGTATGTGGACAACCTCATGCGGTTTCTGGAGGGAATTAGTTCTAAGCTATCACAGTTGGAGTTACATTACTACAATCTTGACCAATCTATTGGagaaatgaaatctgaattaaATTTTAACCTTGGGGAGCAATATTCAAAGCTCAAATCTCTAGAAAAGCACCTTCAAGAA ATTCACAGCTCTGAACAAGTTTTAAGAGTCAAGCCTCAACTTGCTCAGAaagaatcatcttccttgaGACATTCACTGTCCAATGAGGACAGATCTCCTTCTACCAAATATGCTAAGAAAACTGATAATGCATCTGATGCTCCCAACAGGTGGATATCTTTTACCCCGCCCCATCAAATTGCCCCTCAGCCTCAGCCTACAACAGCCCCGCCCCAAGCTCCGACACCTTATGTGACTCAAGCCACTCAACAACCTGCTTTTTACCCTTTGCCTGGCATGCAATCTCTGAAAAAGACGGCCCCAGACATGAGAAGAGGAGCTGGTGGTCCTGTTTCTCATCCCAACTCCAAATATACACCATATAAATTTCTAGCATATTGA
- the LOC130746896 gene encoding mannan endo-1,4-beta-mannosidase 2, with translation MLQSVYRRIFRSMVAGNGLFYPILGFASLVVFIYMSFGDVRFGFEEGPDLSFVERNGTQFVVDGKPFYINGWNSYWFMVQSVDDYTKPRVREMLKAGAKIGLTVCRTWAFNDGDYNALQTSPGVFDEQTFKALDYVIAEARQHGIRLLLSLVNNLHAYGGKTQYVKWAWQEGVGLSSSNDSFFYDPSIRSYFKNYVKTILTRKNTITGIEYRHDPAIFGWELINEPRCSTDPSGDTLQDWLEEMSSFVKSIDKKHLVTIGLEGFYGPNDPKRLTVNPPEEWASRLGSDFIRNSQISDIDFTSVHIYPDHWFKKQVFEDYMKFLSKWMLSHIEDGDTVLKKPVLFSEYGLSDSIKNFSMAHRETMYRTILDISYKSAKKNRSGAGALVWQFLVGGMDEFIDDFGMVPWEKPSIYSLFIQQSCKLAKVKGWIQHDLSFKKFC, from the exons ATGTTACAAAGTGTGTACAGGAGGATATTCAGAAGCATGGTGGCTGGGAATGGTTTGTTTTATCCCATTCTTGGTTTTGCTTCCCTTGTGGTTTTCATCTACATGTCTTTTGGAGATGTGAGGTTTGGTTTTGAGGAAGGACCTGATTTGAGTTTTGTGGAGAGAAATGGGACTCAGTTTGTGGTGGATGGGAAACCGTTCTACATTAATGGCTGGAACTCTTACTGGTTTATGGTCCAATCTGTGGATGATTATACAAAGCCAAGGGTCCGTGAAATGCTGAAAGCTGGAGCTAAGATTGGTCTCACTGTTTGTAGAACGTGGGCGTTCAATGATGGTGACTACAATGCCCTTCAAACTTCCCCTGGCGTGTTTGATGAACAAACTTTCAAG GCCTTGGACTACGTTATAGCCGAAGCAAGGCAGCATGGAATTAGGTTGCTCCTTAGCTTAGtaaataacttgcatgcatatggTGGAAAGACTCAGTATGTGAAATGGGCATGGCAAGAAGGGGTAGGATTATCCTCATCCAATGATTCTTTCTTCTATGATCCATCAATCCGTAGTTATTTCAAAAATTATGTCAAG ACTATTTTGACAAGGAAAAATACCATCACTGGAATTGAATATAGACATGATCCTGCCATATTTGGTTGGGAGTTGATTAATGAACCTCGATGCAGTACTGATCCTTCTGGTGACACTCTACAA GATTGGCTAGAGGAAATGTCGAGTTTTGTCAAATCAATCGACAAGAAGCATCTGGTGACTATTGGGCTTGAAGGTTTTTATGGTCCTAATGACCCAAAAAGGTTGACTGTCAACCCACCAGAGGAATGGGCATCCAGACTTGGATCTGATTTTATCAGAAACTCCCAAATCTCAGATATTGACTTTACCTCTGTCCATATCTATCCTGATCACTG GTTCAAAAAACAAGTATTTGAAGACTATATGAAGTTTCTCTCTAAGTGGATGCTTTCTCACATTGAAGACGGTGACACGGTGTTGAAGAAGCCAGTCTTGTTCTCTGAATATGGATTATCAGACTCAATCAAGAACTTTTCAATGGCTCACAGAGAAACGATGTATAGAACAATTTTAGACATAAGCTACAAATCTGCTAAGAAAAACAGGTCTGGAGCCGGTGCTTTGGTTTGGCAATTCTTAGTTGGAGGAATGGATGAGTTTATTGATGATTTTGGGATGGTCCCATGGGAAAAGCCATCAATATACTCACTATTTATTCAACAATCATGCAAATTAGCCAAGGTCAAGGGTTGGATTCAACATGACTTGAGTTTCAAAAAGTTTTGTTAG
- the LOC130746898 gene encoding transcription factor CAULIFLOWER-like isoform X2 produces MIGNSRTIQNSGGIQDFDQSRAERTLIFPDTSYNPPEDSSSQDAIATVEKNMKKYVDNLMRFLEGISSKLSQLELHYYNLDQSIGEMKSELNFNLGEQYSKLKSLEKHLQEIHSSEQVLRVKPQLAQKESSSLRHSLSNEDRSPSTKYAKKTDNASDAPNRWISFTPPHQIAPQPQPTTAPPQAPTPYVTQATQQPAFYPLPGMQSLKKTAPDMRRGAGGPVSHPNSKYTPYKFLAY; encoded by the exons ATGATAGGCAATAGTAGAACGATTCAGAACTCAGGAGGAATTCAG GATTTTGACCAATCAAGGGCGGAAAGGACATTGATTTTCCCTGATACTTCCTATAATCCACCTGAAGATTCTTCGAGCCAAGATGCGATTGCAACTGTGGAGAAGAATATGAAAAAGTATGTGGACAACCTCATGCGGTTTCTGGAGGGAATTAGTTCTAAGCTATCACAGTTGGAGTTACATTACTACAATCTTGACCAATCTATTGGagaaatgaaatctgaattaaATTTTAACCTTGGGGAGCAATATTCAAAGCTCAAATCTCTAGAAAAGCACCTTCAAGAA ATTCACAGCTCTGAACAAGTTTTAAGAGTCAAGCCTCAACTTGCTCAGAaagaatcatcttccttgaGACATTCACTGTCCAATGAGGACAGATCTCCTTCTACCAAATATGCTAAGAAAACTGATAATGCATCTGATGCTCCCAACAGGTGGATATCTTTTACCCCGCCCCATCAAATTGCCCCTCAGCCTCAGCCTACAACAGCCCCGCCCCAAGCTCCGACACCTTATGTGACTCAAGCCACTCAACAACCTGCTTTTTACCCTTTGCCTGGCATGCAATCTCTGAAAAAGACGGCCCCAGACATGAGAAGAGGAGCTGGTGGTCCTGTTTCTCATCCCAACTCCAAATATACACCATATAAATTTCTAGCATATTGA
- the LOC130746900 gene encoding uncharacterized protein LOC130746900, translating into MTESFLFHESQLIEVGLNNAQPEEVPPPAFVPPCISIDVSHLFTTDQIFPTRDDLINWVHGIAIENGYVVLITKSDSGGNGSRKAYVMLGCEKHGKYVPYRDPDLVERYVDPISVSWCVPYVTRLHRFTSELEAWFVTFGVPLSHQSYVDITTD; encoded by the exons atgacagaatcatttttatttcatgaatctcaattgattgaagttggattgaacaatgctcaacctgaagaggtgccaccaccagcatttgtacccccgtgtataagtatagatgtctcgcatttatttacaactgatcag attttccctacccgtgatgatcttatcaattgggttcatggaattgcgattgaaaatggatatgttgtgttgatcacaaagtcagatagcggtgggaatggaagcagaaaagcttatgtcatgttggggtgcgagaagcatggtaagtatgttccctacagagaccctgaccttgttgaacGGTATGTTGATCCTATATCAGTAAGCTGGTGCGTCCCATATGTTACACGTTTACACAGGTTCACATCAGAATTAGAAGCTtggtttgttacttttggtgttcctcttagtcaccaaagctatgtagacatcaccACAGACTGA
- the LOC130746897 gene encoding callose synthase 12-like → MSRRPRHQPPPASATPPREDEPYNIIPVHNLLADHPSLRFPEVRAAAAALRAVGDLRRPPFAQWRPHMDLLDWLSLFFGFQRDNVRNQREHLVLHLANAQMRLTPPPDNIDTLDATVLRRFRRKLLKNYTSWCSYLGKKSNIWISDNRRAGGESDLRRELLYVSLYLLIWGEAANLRFAPECICYIFHNMANELNRILEDYIDDNTGQPVMPSISGENAFLNHVVKPIYETIRREVDSSRNGTAPHSAWRNYDDINEYFWSKRCFEKLKWPPDVGSNFFVTPGTGKHVGKTGFVEQRSFWNLLRSFDRLWVMLVLFLQAAIIVAWEERTYPWQALEDRDVQVRALTIFFTWSGMRFVQSLLDVGMQYKLVSRETMGHGVRMAMKCAVSAGWIVVFGVFYGRIWEQKNHDRRWSPAANTRVVNFLEVVFVFLIPELLALALFIIPWIRNFLENTNWRIFYMLSWWFQSRSFVGRGLREGLVDNIKYSLFWVFVLATKFCFSYFLQIKPMIAPTKAVLDIKNVHYEWHEFFHHSNRFAVGLLWLPVVLIYLMDLQIWYSIYSSFAGAAVGLLAHLGEIRNMQQLKLRFQFFASAIQFNLMPEEQLLNARGTLKSKFKDAIHRLKLRYGLGQPYRKLESNQVEANKFALIWNEIILCFREEDIISDRELELLELPQNSWNVRVIRWPCFLLCNELLLALSQAKELVNDSDKRLYNKICKNEYRRCAVIEAYDSVKHLLLQIIKPNSEEHSIMTVLFQEIDHSLEIEKFTKTFKTTALPQLHSKLIKLTELLNKPIKDLNQVVNTLQALYEISIRDFFKEKRNPNQLKEDGLAQHNPASGLLFENAVQLPDTTNENFYRQVRRLHTILTSRDSMQNIPINLEARRRIAFFSNSLFMNMPHAPQVEKMMAFSVLTPYYSEEVLFSKEQLRTENEDGVSILYYLQTIYDDDWKNFVERMRREGMVKDSDIWTDKIRDLRLWASYRGQTLSRTVRGMMYYYRALKMLAFLDSASEMDIREGTRELVPMGSLNSEQSPSSKSSLSRASSSVSLLFKGHEYGTALMKFTYVVACQIYGTQKAKKDPHADEILSLMRDNEALRVAYVDEKTSGRDEKEYYSVLVKFDKQLQKEVEIYRVKLPGPLKLGEGKPENQNHAIIFTRGDAVQTIDMNQDNYFEEALKMRNLLEEYRLYYGNRKPTILGVREHIFTGSVSSLAWFMSAQETSFVTLGQRVLANPLKVRMHYGHPDVFDRFWFLTRGGISKASRVINISEDIFAGFNCTLRGGNVTHHEYVQVGKGRDVGLNQVSMFEAKVASGNGEQILSRDVYRLGHRLDFFRMLSFFYTTVGFFFNTMMVVLTVYGFLWGRLYLALSGVESAMEDNSSDNKALGTILNQQFIIQLGLFTALPMIVENSIEHGFLQAIWDFLTMQLQLSSVFYTFSMGTRSHYFGRTVLHGGAKYRATGRGFVVEHKSFAENYRLFARSHFVKAIELGLILVIYASHSPVATDSFVYIALTITSWFLVASWLMTPFVFNPSGFDWLKTVYDFDDFMNWIWYRGSVFAKAEQSWERWWNEEQDHLKVTGLWGKLLEIILDLRFFFFQYGIVYQLGISAGSTSIGVYLLSWIYVIVVSVIYAVIVYARNKYAAKEHIYYRLVQFLVIILAILLIVALLEFTQFKFVDVFTSLLAFLPTGWGLILIAQVFRPFLQSTIIWDGVVSAARLYDILFGVIVMAPVALLSWLPGFQNMQTKILFNEAFSRGLRISQIITGKKSKV, encoded by the coding sequence ATGAGTCGCCGTCCACGTCACCAACCACCACCGGCATCCGCCACTCCTCCCCGTGAGGATGAGCCCTACAACATCATCCCCGTCCACAACCTCCTCGCCGACCACCCTTCCCTGCGTTTTCCTGAAGTccgcgccgccgccgccgcactCCGCGCCGTCGGAGACTTACGGCGACCTCCATTCGCGCAATGGCGTCCTCACATGGACCTCCTTGACTGGCTCTCGCTCTTCTTCGGGTTTCAACGGGACAACGTCCGCAACCAGCGCGAGCATCTTGTGCTTCATCTTGCTAACGCCCAGATGCGCCTCACTCCGCCGCCGGACAACATCGATACACTCGATGCCACCGTCCTCCGCCGCTTCCGGAGGAAGCTTCTGAAGAATTACACCTCCTGGTGCTCTTATCTTGGTAAGAAGTCAAACATCTGGATCTCTGACAACCGCCGTGCCGGCGGGGAGTCTGACCTCCGGCGGGAGCTTCTGTACGTCTCGCTTTACCTCCTCATCTGGGGAGAGGCGGCGAACCTCCGGTTCGCCCCTGAATGCATCTGCTACATCTTCCACAACATGGCTAACGAGCTCAACAGGATATTGGAGGATTACATCGATGATAACACGGGGCAGCCTGTGATGCCTTCGATTTCCGGTGAGAATGCTTTCTTGAATCATGTGGTGAAGCCTATTTATGAAACGATTAGGCGTGAGGTTGATAGTAGTAGAAATGGAACTGCTCCTCATAGTGCTTGGAGGAACTATGATGATATCAATGAGTATTTTTGGAGTAAGAGGTGTTTTGAGAAGCTCAAATGGCCTCCTGATGTTGGGAGCAACTTTTTCGTGACGCCGGGGACAGGGAAGCATGTGGGTAAGACTGGTTTTGTGGAGCAGAGGTCGTTTTGGAACCTGTTGAGGAGTTTTGATAGGCTTTGGGTGATGCTGGTGTTGTTTCTTCAGGCTGCTATTATTGTTGCTTGGGAGGAGAGGACTTATCCTTGGCAAGCATTGGAGGATCGCGATGTGCAGGTCAGGGCTTTGACCATTTTCTTCACGTGGAGTGGGATGAGGTTTGTGCAGTCTTTGCTTGATGTGGGGATGCAGTACAAGTTGGTGTCAAGGGAGACAATGGGGCATGGAGTGCGGATGGCGATGAAATGTGCGGTTTCTGCTGGGTGGATTGTAGTGTTTGGTGTGTTTTATGGGAGGATTTGGGAGCAGAAGAACCATGATAGACGGTGGTCGCCGGCGGCGAATACGCGGGTGGTGAACTTTCTGGAAGTTGTGTTTGTCTTCCTCATTCCAGAGCTTCTAGCTTTGGCACTTTTTATAATTCCTTGGATTAGAAATTTTCTTGAGAATACAAATTGGAGGATCTTTTACATGTTGTCGTGGTGGTTTCAGAGCAGAAGCTTTGTTGGCCGTGGTTTGAGAGAAGGGCTTGTAGACAACATCAAGTATTCACTGTTCTGGGTTTTCGTGCTTGCCACTAAATTTTGTTTCAGCTACTTTTTACAGATCAAACCCATGATTGCTCCAACAAAGGCAGTGTTGGACATCAAGAATGTTCATTATGAATGGCATGAGTTTTTTCATCACAGCAACAGGTTTGCTGTTGGGTTACTGTGGCTGCCAGTTGTTTTGATTTATCTAATGGATTTACAAATTTGGTATTCCATATATTCATCTTTTGCTGGGGCGGCTGTTGGGTTATTGGCACACTTGGGTGAGATTCGTAATATGCAACAGCTGAAATTGAGGTTCCAGTTTTTCGCCTCTGCAATTCAGTTTAATCTCATGCCAGAGGAGCAGTTATTGAATGCGAGAGGAACGCTGAAGAGCAAGTTTAAGGATGCCATCCACAGGTTGAAGCTCAGGTATGGGCTCGGTCAGCCTTATAGGAAGCTTGAGTCTAACCAGGTTGAGGCCAACAAGTTTGCTTTGATATGGAACGAGATAATTTTATGCTTTAGGGAGGAGGATATTATCTCTGACAGAGAACTTGAGCTGCTGGAGCTGCCACAGAACTCTTGGAATGTCAGGGTTATTCGCTGGCCATGCTTTCTTCTCTGCAACGAGTTACTGCTGGCACTCAGTCAGGCAAAGGAGCTAGTTAATGATTCTGATAAGAGGCTTTATAATAAGATATGCAAGAATGAGTACAGACGCTGTGCTGTCATAGAAGCATATGATAGTGTCAAGCACTTGCTTCTTCAGATTATCAAACCCAATAGTGAAGAGCATTCTATCATGACTGTTCTGTTTCAGGAAATTGATCACTCTCTCGAGATTGAGAAATTCACTAAGACATTTAAAACAACTGCGCTGCCTCAGCTCCACAGCAAGTTGATCAAACTTACCGAGTTATTGAACAAGCCTATCAAGGATCTTAACCAAGTGGTGAATACCCTTCAGGCCCTTTATGAGATTTCTATCAGAGACtttttcaaggaaaaaagaaaTCCTAATCAGCTAAAGGAGGATGGTCTGGCTCAACATAATCCTGCTTCAGGACTGCTTTTTGAGAACGCTGTTCAGTTGCCTGATACCACCAATGAGAACTTCTATCGGCAGGTTCGGCGCTTGCACACAATTCTTACCTCAAGGGATTCAATGCAAAACATCCCAATAAATCTAGAAGCTAGACGGAGGATTGCTTTCTTCAGCAACTCACTTTTTATGAATATGCCTCATGCTCCCCAAGTAGAGAAAATGATGGCTTTCAGTGTTCTAACACCTTACTATAGTGAGGAAGTTTTATTCAGCAAGGAACAGCTCAGAACTGAAAATGAAGATGGGGTTTCTATCCTGTACTATTTGCAGACTATATATGATGATGACTGGAAGAATTTTGTGGAGAGGATGCGTCGGGAGGGGATGGTGAAAGACAGTGATATTTGGACTGATAAGATTAGAGATTTGAGGCTCTGGGCTTCGTACAGAGGTCAGACATTATCACGGACAGTTAGAGGTATGATGTACTACTATCGGGCCCTCAAGATGTTGGCTTTTCTAGATTCTGCATCAGAAATGGACATTCGTGAAGGCACACGTGAACTTGTTCCAATGGGCAGTCTTAACTCTGAACAGTCACCTTCTTCTAAGAGCAGCCTAAGTAGAGCAAGCAGTTCAGTGAGTTTGTTATTCAAAGGCCATGAGTATGGTACTGCTTTAATGAAATTCACATATGTAGTTGCTTGCCAGATTTATGGAACTCAGAAAGCAAAAAAAGATCCTCATGCTGATGAAATTTTGTCTCTAATGAGAGACAATGAGGCCCTTCGAGTTGCCTATGTTGATGAGAAAACTTCCGGAAGGGATGAGAAGGAGTATTACTCTGTTCTTGTTAAGTTTGACAAACAGTTGCAGAAGGAGGTGGAAATTTACCGAGTAAAGTTGCCAGGTCCTTTGAAGCTAGGCGAAGGAAAGCCAGAAAACCAAAATCATGCTATTATCTTCACCCGTGGAGATGCAGTTCAGACTATTGATATGAATCAAGATAACTACTTTGAGGAGGCACTTAAAATGCGAAATCTGCTGGAAGAATATAGGCTGTACTATGGCAACAGGAAACCCACTATTTTAGGAGTTAGGGAACACATTTTTACTGGTTCTGTTTCCTCTCTTGCTTGGTTTATGTCTGCTCAAGAAACGAGTTTTGTCACCTTAGGTCAGAGAGTTTTGGCAAATCCTCTGAAAGTTAGAATGCATTATGGACATCCAGATGTGTTTGACAGGTTTTGGTTTTTAACTCGAGGTGGTATCAGTAAGGCTTCCAGAGTGATCAACATAAGTGAGGACATTTTTGCTGGTTTCAACTGTACTCTTCGTGGAGGTAATGTCACTCACCATGAATATGTCCAGGTTGGAAAAGGAAGGGATGTTGGATTGAATCAAGTATCAATGTTTGAAGCAAAGGTTGCAAGTGGAAATGGCGAGCAAATCCTAAGCAGAGATGTGTACAGGTTGGGTCATAGGCTGGATTTTTTCCGGATGCTGTCATTCTTCTACACTACAGTGGGGTTCTTCTTCAACACAATGATGGTGGTTCTGACAGTATATGGATTTTTATGGGGTCGACTATATCTTGCCCTTAGTGGCGTTGAGAGTGCAATGGAAGATAACAGTAGTGACAATAAAGCACTTGGTACCATCTTGAATCAGCAGTTCATCATCCAGCTTGGACTTTTCACTGCTCTTCCAATGATTGTTGAGAATTCCATTGAGCATGGGTTCCTTCAAGCAATCTGGGATTTCTTGACAATGCAGCTCCAGCTTTCTTCAGTTTTCTATACATTCTCCATGGGCACTCGTAGTCATTATTTTGGCCGGACCGTTCTGCATGGAGGGGCAAAATATCGAGCTACTGGCCGTGGTTTTGTTGTAGAGCATAAGAGTTTTGCTGAAAACTATAGACTCTTTGCCCGTAGTCATTTTGTAAAAGCAATTGAATTGGGGCTAATACTTGTAATTTATGCATCACACAGCCCTGTAGCAACTGACTCATTTGTTTATATAGCCCTGACCATAACTAGTTGGTTCTTAGTTGCATCATGGTTGATGACACCATTTGTGTTCAATCCTTCTGGCTTTGATTGGTTGAAAACTGTTTATGATTTTGATGACTTTATGAACTGGATTTGGTACCGTGGAAGTGTGTTTGCTAAAGCTGAACAGAGCTGGGAAAGATGGTGGAATGAAGAGCAGGATCACCTAAAGGTAACTGGCCTTTGGGGAAAGCTTTTGGAGATAATCCTAGACCTTAGGTTCTTCTTTTTCCAGTATGGAATTGTCTACCAGCTAGGCATTTCTGCTGGAAGTACCAGTATTGGTGTTTACTTACTATCTTGGATTTATGTGATTGTTGTATCTGTGATCTATGCGGTGATAGTGTATGCCCGGAACAAATATGCAGCAAAGGAGCATATATATTATCGGCTGGTCCAGTTTCTTGTCATAATTCTTGCAATTCTCTTGATAGTTGCTTTGCTGGAGTTTACTCAATTCAAATTCGTGGATGTCTTTACTAGCCTGTTGGCATTCCTTCCCACAGGGTGGGGCCTGATATTGATTGCCCAAGTATTTCGACCATTTTTGCAGTCCACAATCATTTGGGATGGTGTTGTTTCAGCAGCTCGTCTATATGATATATTGTTTGGAGTCATTGTTATGGCACCTGTGGCATTACTATCGTGGTTACCTGGATTTCAGAATATGCAAACCAAAATTCTTTTCAATGAAGCATTTAGCAGGGGCCTCCGGATATCCCAGATTATTACAGGGAAAAAATCCAAAGTTTGA